From Candidatus Pedobacter colombiensis, one genomic window encodes:
- a CDS encoding acetyl-CoA C-acyltransferase translates to MKEVVIISAVRTPIGSFGGALSGFSATQLGGFAIKAAVEKAGIKPADIQEVYMGNVLSANLGQAPATQAAKFAGLPDVPSTTINKVCASGTKAIMLAAQSIALGQNDIVVAGGMESMSNVPYYLDKARNGYRLGHGQITDGLVKDGLWDVYNDYHMGSAAELCAKTCGFSREEQDAFAISSYKKSQAAQTEGRFDSEIVAIEVKDRKGDITLINKDEEPYAVKFDKIPALKPVFQKDGTVTAANASTLNDGAAALVLMSAEKAKELGLKPLAKILAYADAQQAPEWFTTAPAKAIPLALERADKSIADVDYFEINEAFSVVSLANNKELGLNSEKVNVNGGAVSLGHPLGASGARIVVTLISVLSQNKGKIGVAGICNGGGGASAMVIENLN, encoded by the coding sequence ATGAAAGAAGTAGTAATTATATCTGCAGTACGAACCCCAATAGGGAGTTTTGGAGGCGCATTATCTGGATTTTCTGCTACACAACTCGGCGGTTTTGCCATTAAAGCAGCTGTAGAAAAAGCAGGAATAAAACCAGCTGATATTCAAGAAGTTTATATGGGCAATGTTTTATCTGCCAACCTTGGCCAGGCTCCTGCAACACAGGCAGCCAAATTTGCCGGCTTACCGGATGTCCCATCTACCACCATCAATAAAGTATGTGCATCAGGAACCAAAGCGATCATGCTTGCTGCACAGAGCATTGCCTTAGGTCAAAATGACATCGTAGTAGCAGGAGGTATGGAAAGCATGAGTAATGTACCTTATTACCTGGATAAAGCAAGAAATGGCTACCGTTTAGGTCATGGTCAGATTACCGACGGACTGGTTAAAGACGGTTTATGGGATGTATACAATGATTACCACATGGGTTCCGCAGCCGAATTATGCGCAAAAACATGTGGCTTTAGTCGCGAAGAACAAGATGCTTTCGCCATCAGTTCGTATAAAAAATCACAAGCTGCACAAACAGAAGGCAGGTTTGATAGCGAAATTGTTGCAATAGAAGTTAAAGATCGCAAGGGTGATATTACCTTAATTAATAAAGATGAAGAGCCTTATGCTGTAAAATTTGATAAAATACCTGCACTAAAACCGGTTTTTCAAAAAGATGGTACAGTAACAGCCGCTAATGCTTCCACACTAAATGATGGTGCTGCAGCACTGGTTTTAATGAGCGCAGAAAAAGCAAAAGAACTGGGATTAAAGCCTTTAGCCAAAATCCTGGCTTATGCAGATGCACAACAAGCACCTGAATGGTTTACCACAGCGCCAGCTAAAGCTATTCCGTTAGCCCTTGAAAGAGCAGACAAAAGTATTGCGGATGTTGATTATTTTGAAATAAATGAAGCTTTTTCTGTAGTTTCGTTGGCAAATAATAAAGAGCTGGGGTTAAATAGCGAAAAGGTAAACGTAAATGGTGGTGCTGTTTCTTTAGGACATCCACTGGGAGCTTCGGGGGCCAGAATTGTAGTTACTTTAATTTCCGTACTATCGCAAAACAAAGGCAAAATCGGCGTAGCCGGAATTTGCAACGGCGGTGGCGGTGCCAGTGCAATGGTCATAGAAAACCTAAACTAA